One window of the Manihot esculenta cultivar AM560-2 chromosome 14, M.esculenta_v8, whole genome shotgun sequence genome contains the following:
- the LOC110630739 gene encoding transcription factor ILI3: protein MSSRRPSGASKLTEDEINELILKLQALLQQLDQRQTSRVSASKILKETCSYIRKLQSEVDDLSERLSQLMDSMNINTVDIESLITSILPQ, encoded by the exons ATGTCTAGCAGAAGACCATCAGGAGCCTCAAAATTAACTGAAGATGAGATTAATGAGCTCATCCTCAAACTACAGGCATTGCTACAACAGCTTGATCAAAGGCAGACCTCCAGG GTATCAGCATCGAAAATTTTGAAGGAAACATGCAGCTACATCAGAAAGCTACAAAGTGAGGTGGATGACTTGAGTGAAAGACTATCTCAGTTGATGGATTCTATGAACATCAATACCGTTGATATAGAATCTCTTATTACAAGTATTCTACCACAATAA
- the LOC110630937 gene encoding pectinesterase 3: protein MLTAGWVRSSGRDLNPRPLRSNGNGKTSTSSYTFLILLSKPSQRSLLCHFQSPMESVNVLKGYGKVSSNLENQNLHRSKIIRRSLIFSALFLTLIIGLMLALLIHESNTESPESGSDSPSLSSASNSVNSIKTVCNVTRYPASCFTSIHSLNASIKPDPEAIFKVSLQVSIKELKNVSSLFTTLNDAKSQAAINDCLSLFDDSLSRLNDSLSAMEVGPEEKALTLEKINDIQTWISAAMSDQQTCEDGLEEMGSMVLDEVKAKMENSKEFLSNSLAIVAQMQSLLEKFDLKMH, encoded by the coding sequence ATGTTGACCGCTGGATGGGTGAGGTCATCTGGACGAGATCTAAATCCACGTCCATTAAGGAGCAATGGCAATGGTAAAACCTCGACTTCCTCTTACACATTTCTTATTCTGCTTTCAAAACCCTCTCAAAGGAGTCTCCTCTGCCATTTTCAATCTCCCATGGAATCCGTCAACGTCCTCAAAGGCTATGGCAAAGTAAGCTCCAACCTTGAAAATCAAAACCTCCACCGCTCTAAAATCATCCGAAGATCCCTAATCTTTTCCGCCCTTTTCTTAACTCTGATCATCGGTTTAATGCTTGCCCTCCTAATCCATGAGTCCAACACCGAATCCCCTGAGTCTGGGTCCGATTCCCCatccctttcctctgcctccaACTCGGTCAACTCAATCAAAACTGTCTGCAACGTGACTCGGTACCCAGCATCCTGCTTCACCAGCATACATTCTCTGAACGCCTCAATAAAGCCCGACCCAGAAGCCATCTTCAAGGTTTCTCTCCAAGTCTCCATTAAAGAGCTGAAAAACGTTTCTTCCTTATTCACAACTCTCAACGATGCTAAGTCTCAGGCTGCTATAAACGACTGTTTGAGTCTGTTTGATGATTCGCTGAGTAGACTTAACGATTCGCTGTCGGCAATGGAGGTTGGCCCTGAAGAAAAAGCGTTGACCTTAGAGAAGATCAACGATATTCAGACGTGGATCAGCGCTGCCATGTCTGATCAGCAGACTTGCGAGGACGGCCTGGAGGAGATGGGATCGATGGTTCTCGATGAGGTAAAGGCTAAGATGGAGAATTCTAAGGAGTTCTTGAGTAATAGCTTAGCTATTGTTGCTCAGATGCAGAGCCTTCTTGAAAAGTTTGATCTCAAAATGCATTGA
- the LOC110600250 gene encoding 40S ribosomal protein S9-2 — MVHVSFYRNYGKTFKKPRRPYEKERLDAELKLVGEYGLRCKRELWRVQYALSRIRNAARMLLTLDEKNPRRIFEGEALLRRMNRYGLLDESQNKLDYVLALTVENFLERRLQTLVFKSGMAKSIHHARVLIRQRHIRVGRQVVNIPSFMVRVDSQNHIDFSLTSPFGGGRPGRVKRKNQRAASKKASGGDGDEEDEE; from the exons ATGGTGCACGTCTCTTTCTATCGAAACt ATGGGAAGACCTTTAAGAAGCCCCGTCGTCCCTATGAGAAGGAGCGATTGGATGCAGAGTTGAAGTTGGTGGGTGAGTATGGTTTGCGATGCAAGAGAGAGCTGTGGAGGGTCCAATATGCCTTGAGCCGCATTCGTAATGCTGCTAGAATGCTTTTGACTCTTGATGAGAAGAACCCACGCCGGATCTTTGAAGGTGAGGCTCTTCTTCGCAGGATGAACCGCTATGGTCTATTGGATGAGAGTCAGAACAAGCTTGATTATGTGCTGGCCTTAACTGTGGAGAACTTCCTTGAGCGCCGCTTGCAGACACTCGTATTCAAGTCTGGAATGGCAAAATCCATCCACCATGCTCGAGTGCTTATCAGACAGAGGCATATCAG GGTTGGAAGGCAGGTGGTGAACATCCCATCTTTCATGGTTAGGGTTGATTCACAGAATCACATTGATTTCTCCTTGACAAGTCCATTTGGTGGTGGGCGTCCTGGAAGAGTGAAGAGAAAGAACCAAAGAGCAGCCAGCAAGAAGGCTTCTGGTGGAGATGGAGACGAGGAGGATGAGGAGTGA